One Arthrobacter sp. StoSoilB19 DNA window includes the following coding sequences:
- a CDS encoding MFS transporter, translating to MINPTKTTAPVDTSSSKETSSKFKRRFMMRLVAVFIGGMFLDGYILGIIGPVTGSMRSDLQLDALSLGMIAAGPLAGIFIGSPLAGWATDKFGRKPMFLVDMGLFLVASGAQFFVTSGDGAVIQLAIIRFMMGVAIGGEYSIGGPLLSEFSPPKLRGRLLGLTLIAWYVGFMMAFIIGTLLHDAGTPWRLVLGTSTILAFVLFLARMGLPESPSWLITKGRHKEALEIAHRYVESPQMHDSITGEMDLRMLQEAQAAESGTKIKNASFGMLFSRQYWRATVFTAGFWFCAVTPYFAIATFADEVLNQFGFGGGWAGGVGLSALAVAGVVTSVLLIDKLGRRILTVPGQWLCAGILLVIGVWGNAPAILVLVLFLAFSYFNAGYTTMTQVYPAEVFPGHLRGVGMGFAASFSRIGAALGTFALPWAIANIGMGATMVVAAAVALLGAVLSQWLAPETKGRTLAEISADFSH from the coding sequence ATGATCAATCCAACCAAGACGACGGCCCCCGTCGACACCTCCTCATCAAAAGAGACCAGCTCCAAGTTCAAGCGCCGCTTCATGATGCGGCTTGTAGCGGTCTTCATAGGCGGGATGTTCCTCGACGGTTACATCCTCGGAATCATCGGCCCGGTCACCGGATCCATGCGGTCAGATCTCCAGCTCGACGCACTATCGCTGGGCATGATCGCTGCAGGCCCGCTGGCTGGTATCTTCATCGGCTCCCCGCTGGCTGGCTGGGCTACTGACAAGTTCGGACGCAAGCCAATGTTCCTGGTGGACATGGGCCTGTTCCTGGTCGCCTCAGGAGCCCAATTCTTCGTAACCTCTGGAGACGGCGCCGTGATCCAGCTGGCCATCATCCGATTCATGATGGGCGTCGCGATCGGCGGCGAGTACTCAATCGGTGGGCCACTGCTGTCAGAGTTCTCCCCACCCAAGCTCCGCGGGCGGTTGCTCGGGCTGACCCTGATCGCCTGGTACGTCGGTTTCATGATGGCATTCATCATCGGCACGCTCCTGCACGACGCCGGCACCCCATGGCGCCTAGTACTCGGCACGAGCACGATACTGGCATTCGTTCTGTTCCTCGCCCGCATGGGCCTCCCCGAATCGCCGAGCTGGCTCATTACTAAGGGACGGCACAAGGAAGCACTCGAGATCGCACACCGATATGTCGAATCGCCGCAGATGCACGACAGCATAACCGGAGAGATGGATCTGAGGATGCTCCAGGAGGCCCAAGCCGCGGAGAGTGGGACCAAAATCAAGAACGCCTCCTTCGGAATGCTGTTCTCGAGGCAGTACTGGCGCGCCACTGTCTTCACTGCAGGTTTTTGGTTCTGCGCGGTCACTCCGTACTTCGCGATCGCGACCTTCGCCGACGAGGTACTCAACCAATTCGGCTTCGGCGGCGGCTGGGCCGGTGGAGTCGGCCTGTCCGCACTTGCAGTCGCGGGCGTTGTCACCAGCGTACTTCTGATTGACAAGCTCGGCCGCCGAATCCTCACTGTGCCCGGGCAGTGGCTCTGCGCGGGCATCCTGCTGGTCATCGGAGTATGGGGGAACGCACCAGCGATCCTCGTGCTCGTCCTGTTTCTCGCCTTCTCCTACTTCAATGCCGGCTACACCACGATGACCCAGGTCTATCCGGCCGAGGTATTCCCCGGCCACCTGCGCGGCGTCGGTATGGGCTTCGCCGCGTCCTTCAGCCGGATTGGAGCCGCACTCGGCACCTTCGCCCTGCCATGGGCGATCGCCAACATCGGCATGGGCGCAACCATGGTCGTAGCCGCCGCCGTCGCATTACTCGGCGCAGTCCTCTCGCAATGGCTCGCGCCTGAGACGAAAGGGCGCACCCTCGCCGAGATTTCAGCAGACTTCTCCCACTGA
- a CDS encoding molybdopterin molybdotransferase MoeA, translating into MPANGLTATVSRSTAAPGPVPERGCIPWSEARHVAFGSAGPLPPVAVPLAEANGRTLSRDVTALQDLPHYASSAMDGWAVNGPGPWLLAGAGQHGSPVPAGNRFLPANSAAVIATGGLVPHGADAVLRKESGLAVRDPNGNHILALRADAKPGEPCSGQHIRPAGQEARSGDVLIPAGTVLNPAHVALAAAAGHDTVQVRARPAAAVVLTGAEVVTQGIPGPGQVRDTFGPQLGHVVSLLGGVADSPQRIGDSFSDWLAALENPVMPHGGHADVLITTGGTGKSGTDHFRAAVDAMGGQLLVDGVAMRPGHPAVLAALPGGRFVIGLPGNPLAAMMALLTLGAPLMASLGGAQLPPLQLVMSGCDLEGDPGRTRLVPCRFLSGLAFPVQHTGPGMMRGLAWADAVMAVPPQGVDSGGPVPVLPLPWAAPETTRTPGAEATIPP; encoded by the coding sequence ATGCCTGCCAATGGATTGACAGCCACCGTTTCCAGGAGCACGGCTGCGCCGGGTCCCGTCCCGGAACGCGGGTGCATACCGTGGTCCGAAGCGCGCCATGTGGCCTTCGGTTCCGCCGGTCCGCTCCCGCCCGTGGCAGTCCCGCTCGCTGAAGCCAATGGACGCACGCTGAGCCGGGATGTCACCGCCCTCCAGGACCTCCCGCATTATGCCTCGTCCGCCATGGACGGTTGGGCCGTGAACGGGCCTGGTCCATGGCTGCTGGCCGGAGCCGGCCAGCATGGATCCCCGGTGCCTGCAGGCAACAGATTCCTGCCTGCAAACAGTGCCGCCGTGATTGCCACCGGCGGTCTGGTACCGCACGGCGCCGACGCCGTCCTACGCAAGGAAAGCGGCCTGGCCGTGCGGGACCCCAACGGCAACCACATCCTGGCGCTGCGTGCCGATGCGAAGCCCGGTGAGCCGTGCAGCGGCCAACACATCCGCCCTGCCGGGCAGGAAGCCCGGTCAGGGGACGTACTCATCCCTGCCGGCACCGTCCTTAATCCCGCGCACGTGGCCCTGGCTGCGGCGGCAGGGCACGACACCGTCCAGGTCCGCGCCCGGCCCGCTGCCGCCGTCGTACTCACCGGCGCCGAAGTGGTGACGCAGGGAATTCCGGGCCCGGGACAGGTCCGGGACACCTTTGGCCCGCAGCTCGGACACGTGGTTTCCCTGCTCGGCGGTGTTGCGGACAGCCCGCAAAGAATCGGTGACTCGTTCAGCGATTGGCTGGCTGCCCTGGAGAACCCGGTGATGCCCCATGGCGGGCACGCAGACGTGCTCATCACCACCGGCGGCACCGGAAAATCCGGCACCGACCATTTCCGTGCCGCCGTCGACGCCATGGGCGGGCAGTTGCTGGTGGACGGCGTCGCGATGCGTCCCGGGCACCCGGCAGTGCTCGCCGCGCTTCCCGGAGGCCGGTTCGTCATTGGCCTGCCCGGCAATCCCCTGGCGGCCATGATGGCCCTCCTCACCCTGGGCGCACCGCTGATGGCCTCGCTTGGGGGCGCGCAGCTGCCTCCGTTGCAGCTCGTGATGTCCGGCTGCGACCTCGAGGGCGATCCGGGAAGGACACGCTTGGTCCCCTGCCGGTTCCTGTCCGGCCTTGCGTTCCCAGTCCAGCACACCGGGCCCGGCATGATGCGCGGGCTTGCCTGGGCGGACGCGGTCATGGCCGTTCCACCCCAGGGTGTTGATTCCGGGGGACCCGTTCCCGTGCTCCCGCTTCCGTGGGCAGCACCAGAAACCACAAGGACACCCGGAGCGGAGGCCACCATCCCACCCTGA
- a CDS encoding FAD-dependent oxidoreductase, which yields MESSPRIVIIGAGIVGTNLADELVARGWNNITVLDQGPLNMPGGSTSHAPGLVFQTNPSKSMALFAKYTVEKLLSLTEDGVSCFNQVGGLEVATTETRLADLKRKLGYAQAWGIEGSILSPAECKELYPLINDEDILGGLHVPSDGLASAARAVQLLIKRTEAAGVKYLGNTTVTGIEQSGRQVTGVQTPDGVIPADIVVSCAGFWGAKVGELIGMSVPLLPLAHQYVKTTPVPAQQGKNELPNGARLPILRHQDQDLYYREHGDRYGIGSYAHKPMPVDLDELGSFKPHEISEHNMPSRLDFTLEDFLPAWEATKQILPALRESEIEDGFNGIFSFTPDGGSLVGESRELDGFFVAEAVWVTHSAGIARAVAELLVDGKSSIDLGDCDIHRFEDVQLTPEYVSETSQQNFVEIYDVLHPLQPKLSPRNLRVSPFHARHKQLGGYFLEGGGWERPYWFEANAELLKEMPADWQPPARDSWSGMFSSPIAAAEAWKTRTAVAMYDMTPLKRLEISGPGALKLLQELTTAEMNKKPGAVTYTLLLDEQGGVRSDITVARLSEDTFQLGANGNIDTAYFERAARHQTASGSADDWVQVRDTTGGTCCIGLWGPLARDLVSTVSSDDFSNDGLKYFRSKQVVIGGVPVTAMRLSYVGELGWELYTSADNGQRLWDALWKAGQPFGVIAAGRAAFSSLRLEKGYRSWGTDMTTEHDPFEAGLGFAVKMAKDNFVGKAALEGRTEENSARRLRCLTVDDGRSLVLGKEPVFYKDQAVGYVTSGAYGYTVRKPIAYSYLPAEVSIGDSVEIEYFGRRIVATVTQDPLYDPTMTRLRG from the coding sequence TTGGAATCGTCACCACGCATTGTCATTATCGGAGCCGGCATCGTCGGCACCAACCTCGCGGATGAACTCGTCGCGCGCGGCTGGAACAACATCACCGTCCTGGACCAGGGACCCCTCAACATGCCCGGCGGCTCCACCTCGCACGCCCCGGGACTGGTCTTCCAGACCAACCCCTCCAAGTCCATGGCGCTGTTCGCCAAGTACACCGTGGAGAAACTGCTGTCCCTCACCGAAGACGGCGTCAGCTGCTTCAACCAGGTGGGCGGCCTGGAGGTTGCCACCACCGAGACCCGCCTCGCGGACCTGAAGCGCAAGCTCGGCTATGCGCAGGCATGGGGCATCGAAGGCTCCATTCTTTCCCCGGCAGAATGCAAGGAGCTTTACCCGCTCATCAACGATGAGGACATCCTGGGCGGCCTGCACGTCCCGAGCGACGGCCTGGCCAGCGCGGCGCGGGCGGTGCAGCTGCTGATCAAGCGCACCGAAGCGGCCGGCGTCAAGTACTTGGGCAACACCACTGTGACCGGCATCGAACAGTCCGGCAGGCAGGTCACCGGCGTCCAGACGCCCGACGGCGTGATCCCGGCAGACATCGTGGTCTCCTGCGCCGGCTTCTGGGGTGCAAAGGTGGGCGAGCTGATCGGCATGTCCGTGCCGCTGCTGCCCCTGGCCCACCAGTACGTCAAGACCACCCCGGTTCCGGCACAGCAGGGCAAGAACGAACTGCCCAACGGCGCCCGGCTGCCCATCCTCCGGCACCAGGACCAGGACCTCTACTACCGCGAACACGGCGACCGCTACGGCATCGGCTCCTACGCCCACAAGCCCATGCCCGTGGACCTGGACGAACTCGGCAGCTTCAAGCCGCATGAGATCAGCGAGCACAACATGCCGTCCCGGCTGGACTTCACCCTCGAGGACTTCCTCCCCGCGTGGGAAGCCACCAAGCAGATCCTGCCTGCCCTGCGCGAAAGCGAGATCGAGGACGGCTTCAACGGCATCTTCTCCTTCACCCCCGACGGCGGATCCCTCGTTGGCGAGTCCAGGGAACTCGACGGCTTCTTCGTGGCCGAAGCCGTCTGGGTCACCCACTCCGCCGGCATCGCGCGCGCTGTGGCCGAACTCCTGGTGGACGGCAAGTCCTCCATCGACCTGGGCGACTGCGACATCCACCGCTTCGAGGACGTGCAGCTGACCCCCGAATACGTCAGCGAAACCTCGCAGCAGAACTTCGTGGAGATCTACGACGTCCTGCACCCGCTGCAGCCCAAGCTCTCCCCGCGCAACCTGCGCGTCAGCCCCTTCCATGCCAGGCACAAGCAGCTGGGCGGCTACTTCCTGGAAGGCGGCGGCTGGGAACGTCCCTACTGGTTCGAGGCCAACGCCGAGCTCCTCAAGGAGATGCCCGCAGACTGGCAGCCGCCGGCCCGTGATTCCTGGTCCGGCATGTTCAGCTCGCCTATTGCCGCGGCCGAGGCATGGAAGACGCGCACCGCCGTCGCCATGTACGACATGACCCCGCTCAAGCGCCTCGAAATCTCCGGACCGGGCGCCCTGAAGCTGCTGCAGGAACTGACCACCGCGGAAATGAACAAGAAGCCCGGAGCCGTCACCTACACGTTGCTGCTGGACGAGCAGGGCGGGGTCCGCAGTGACATCACCGTGGCCCGCCTCAGCGAGGACACCTTCCAGCTCGGCGCCAACGGCAACATCGACACCGCCTACTTTGAACGCGCAGCCCGGCACCAGACAGCAAGCGGCAGCGCCGACGACTGGGTCCAGGTCCGCGACACCACCGGCGGCACCTGCTGCATCGGCCTGTGGGGCCCGCTCGCCCGCGACCTCGTCAGCACCGTCAGCAGCGATGACTTCTCCAACGATGGCCTGAAATACTTCCGGTCCAAGCAAGTGGTCATCGGTGGCGTCCCCGTTACCGCCATGCGCCTGTCCTACGTCGGTGAGCTGGGCTGGGAACTGTACACCAGCGCCGACAACGGACAGCGGCTCTGGGATGCACTGTGGAAGGCCGGCCAGCCGTTTGGCGTCATCGCTGCCGGGCGGGCCGCGTTCAGCTCGCTCCGCCTGGAAAAGGGCTACCGCTCCTGGGGCACGGACATGACCACCGAGCACGACCCCTTCGAGGCCGGCCTGGGCTTCGCGGTGAAGATGGCCAAGGACAACTTCGTCGGCAAGGCGGCCCTGGAAGGCCGCACGGAGGAGAACTCCGCGCGGCGTCTGCGCTGCCTCACTGTCGACGACGGCCGCAGCCTGGTGCTCGGCAAGGAACCGGTGTTCTACAAGGACCAGGCAGTTGGCTACGTGACCAGCGGCGCCTACGGCTACACGGTCAGGAAACCGATCGCCTATTCCTACCTGCCCGCCGAAGTTTCGATCGGCGACTCCGTGGAGATCGAGTACTTCGGACGCCGGATCGTTGCCACGGTGACCCAGGACCCGCTGTACGACCCCACCATGACCCGGCTCCGCGGGTAG
- a CDS encoding FAD-dependent oxidoreductase has product MSASPRVVIIGAGIVGTNLADELASRGWNDITVVEQGPLELAGGSTSHAPGLVFQNNPSRTMTEFATYTVNKLLALTKDGQSCFNQVGGLELATTPERLADLKRKMGLMTSWGVESRIVDADECEKIYPLLNTGKLTGGREVLGGLLIPTDGIALAARAVQLLIERTRELGVTYLGSTTVTGIAREGSKVTGVETSSGVIPADIVVSCAGFWGRELGRMAGLEVPLLPLAHQYVVTTPLAELEGVNELPKGASKPILRYQDKDLYYREWGDRIGIGSYAHRPMPVDMAALPKVPAGEMSDHRMPSRLDFTLEDFVPAWEDSQDLLPALRSTGIQDGFNGIFSFTPDGGPLMGEAPDLDGFFVAEAVWVTHSAGVAKAMAELLVDGQPQTDLHGCELTRFEKVQTSDAYVSETSQQNFVEIYDVLHPLQPRESPRDLRVSPFNVRQKELGAFFLESAAWERPHWFEANRGLLAELPEEWRAPGRDEWSAMFHSPISAAEAWKTRTAVGLFDMTPLKRLSVAGPGAQALLHRLSTGNIAKKPGAVTYCLLLADDGGIRSDVTVARLAEEEFQLGVNSNVDFDYLRVEARKQSAADPAQWVHVTDITGSTCCIGLWGPLAREVIGKVSGDDLSNDGLKYFRTKEISVGGIPVTAMRLSYVGELGWELYTTAEYGLKLWDLLFEAGQEHGIVAAGRGAFNSMRLEKGYRLWGTDMTSEHHPYQAGLGFSVAKDKTGFVGAEALASLREQPAAKTLRCLTVDDGTSVVLGKEPVFVAGEAVGYVTSAAYGFTIRKPIAYAWLPSSVSEGDAVEIEYFGRRVAATVTAEPLFDPGMERLRG; this is encoded by the coding sequence ATGAGCGCATCACCCCGCGTCGTCATCATCGGAGCCGGCATCGTCGGCACCAACCTCGCCGACGAGCTGGCAAGCCGCGGCTGGAACGACATCACCGTCGTCGAGCAGGGCCCGCTGGAGCTCGCAGGCGGCTCCACGTCGCACGCCCCTGGCCTCGTGTTCCAGAACAACCCGTCCAGGACCATGACGGAATTCGCAACCTACACCGTTAACAAGCTGCTCGCCCTGACCAAGGACGGCCAGTCCTGCTTCAACCAAGTGGGCGGCCTGGAACTGGCAACCACCCCAGAGCGCCTGGCCGACCTCAAGCGCAAGATGGGCCTGATGACCTCCTGGGGCGTCGAAAGCCGGATCGTGGACGCCGACGAATGCGAAAAGATCTACCCGCTGCTGAACACCGGCAAGCTTACCGGCGGCCGCGAGGTCCTGGGCGGCCTGCTTATCCCCACCGACGGTATCGCCCTGGCGGCCCGGGCCGTGCAGCTGCTGATCGAGCGGACGCGCGAACTCGGTGTCACCTACCTCGGCTCCACCACCGTCACCGGCATCGCACGGGAGGGCAGCAAGGTCACCGGTGTCGAGACCTCCTCCGGTGTGATCCCAGCCGACATCGTGGTGTCCTGCGCAGGGTTCTGGGGCCGTGAGCTCGGCCGGATGGCGGGCCTGGAGGTGCCGCTGCTGCCGCTGGCCCACCAGTACGTGGTCACCACGCCCCTCGCCGAACTTGAGGGCGTCAACGAGCTTCCGAAGGGTGCCAGCAAGCCGATTCTGCGCTACCAGGACAAGGACCTGTACTACCGCGAGTGGGGCGACCGCATTGGCATCGGCAGCTACGCCCACCGTCCCATGCCCGTGGACATGGCTGCACTGCCCAAGGTCCCGGCCGGGGAGATGTCCGACCACCGCATGCCCTCCCGCCTGGACTTCACCCTTGAAGACTTCGTGCCCGCGTGGGAGGACAGCCAGGACCTGCTGCCGGCACTGCGCAGCACCGGAATCCAGGACGGCTTCAACGGCATCTTCTCGTTCACCCCTGACGGCGGCCCGCTCATGGGCGAGGCGCCGGACCTCGACGGCTTCTTCGTGGCCGAGGCAGTGTGGGTCACGCACTCGGCCGGCGTCGCCAAGGCCATGGCCGAACTGCTCGTCGACGGCCAGCCGCAGACCGACCTGCACGGCTGCGAGCTGACACGCTTCGAGAAGGTGCAGACCTCCGACGCGTACGTCAGCGAGACGTCGCAGCAGAACTTCGTGGAGATCTACGACGTCCTGCACCCGCTGCAGCCCCGCGAATCCCCGCGCGACCTGCGCGTCAGCCCGTTCAACGTCCGCCAGAAGGAACTCGGGGCCTTCTTCCTGGAGTCCGCCGCCTGGGAGCGCCCGCACTGGTTCGAAGCCAACCGCGGACTCCTGGCCGAACTGCCGGAAGAATGGCGGGCTCCTGGGCGCGACGAATGGTCCGCCATGTTCCACTCCCCCATTTCCGCCGCCGAAGCGTGGAAGACGCGCACCGCCGTCGGACTTTTCGACATGACGCCGCTGAAGCGCCTCTCCGTCGCCGGCCCCGGCGCCCAAGCACTGCTGCACCGCCTGAGCACGGGCAATATCGCCAAAAAGCCGGGTGCCGTGACGTACTGCCTGCTGCTGGCGGACGACGGCGGCATCCGCAGTGACGTGACCGTCGCCAGGCTCGCCGAGGAGGAGTTCCAGCTGGGCGTCAACAGCAATGTTGACTTCGACTACCTCCGGGTGGAGGCCCGGAAGCAGTCGGCCGCTGATCCTGCCCAGTGGGTCCACGTCACCGACATCACGGGCAGCACCTGCTGCATCGGGCTCTGGGGCCCGCTGGCCCGCGAGGTCATCGGCAAGGTCAGCGGGGACGACCTCAGCAACGACGGCCTCAAGTACTTCCGCACCAAGGAAATCTCCGTTGGGGGCATCCCCGTTACGGCCATGCGGCTCTCCTACGTGGGCGAGCTCGGCTGGGAGCTCTACACCACGGCCGAATATGGGCTGAAGCTCTGGGACCTGCTGTTCGAGGCGGGCCAGGAGCACGGCATCGTCGCCGCCGGCCGCGGTGCCTTTAACAGCATGCGCCTTGAGAAGGGCTACCGGCTGTGGGGCACGGACATGACGTCCGAGCACCACCCCTACCAGGCCGGCCTTGGCTTCTCCGTGGCCAAGGACAAGACGGGCTTTGTTGGTGCCGAGGCCCTGGCGTCGCTCCGCGAACAGCCGGCGGCCAAGACACTGCGCTGCCTGACGGTCGACGACGGCACGTCCGTGGTGCTGGGCAAGGAACCGGTGTTTGTGGCTGGGGAAGCCGTTGGGTACGTCACGAGCGCGGCGTACGGCTTCACCATCCGCAAGCCCATCGCCTACGCCTGGCTGCCCTCGTCAGTGTCCGAAGGGGACGCCGTGGAGATCGAGTACTTCGGCCGGCGGGTGGCCGCCACCGTCACCGCGGAGCCGCTCTTTGACCCGGGCATGGAACGCCTCCGCGGCTGA
- a CDS encoding cyclodeaminase/cyclohydrolase family protein, with protein sequence MISSETVSSYLTRLAAKQPTPGGGAAAALHAAQGAALVAMVARYTTGARYEQHAPQVQRITQAADNLITEALRLADADEQAFQAVIDSYRLPSDTDESKAARAAGIQSALIQAAQTPAKLIKVSGDIVDLATELFDVANANVISDVAAAADAARAAAATARVNIDINVVAVKDPEARALLARQTDGIEEKVVLAAEALSARVRERILG encoded by the coding sequence ATGATCAGCTCAGAGACAGTCAGCAGCTACCTCACGCGCCTGGCCGCAAAACAGCCCACGCCGGGCGGCGGTGCAGCCGCTGCCCTGCATGCGGCCCAGGGTGCAGCCCTGGTGGCCATGGTGGCGCGTTACACCACAGGCGCCAGGTACGAACAGCACGCACCCCAGGTGCAGCGCATTACCCAGGCAGCAGACAATCTCATTACCGAGGCACTGCGCCTGGCCGACGCGGACGAACAGGCCTTCCAGGCAGTCATCGACTCCTACAGGCTGCCGTCCGACACGGATGAGTCCAAGGCCGCGCGCGCGGCCGGGATCCAGTCGGCACTCATCCAGGCTGCACAGACACCCGCCAAGCTCATCAAGGTCTCAGGCGACATCGTGGACCTCGCCACGGAGCTGTTCGACGTGGCCAACGCGAACGTCATCAGCGACGTGGCAGCGGCTGCCGATGCCGCCCGCGCAGCTGCCGCCACCGCGCGCGTCAACATCGACATCAACGTCGTGGCGGTCAAGGACCCGGAGGCACGCGCGCTGCTTGCTCGGCAGACGGACGGTATTGAGGAAAAGGTAGTCCTGGCGGCTGAGGCCCTCTCGGCCCGCGTGCGGGAAAGGATCCTTGGTTGA
- a CDS encoding bifunctional 5,10-methylenetetrahydrofolate dehydrogenase/5,10-methenyltetrahydrofolate cyclohydrolase translates to MSTAVLSGKPLAGLFHKEVQEQVRSLELDGVRPVVAVVMATADESTHWYVRSIERAAERAGVGCRIIDLGHDATEPVLASVLRDLSAEPSVNGIILQTPLPPGVRTDNLVGLIAPEKDIDGANPLSLGRLAVGQPAFAPATARSVVEILDHYQVPLAGKGVVVVGRSAVVGKPLSLLLLARDAAVTVCHSRSGPLERYTKDADVVVVAAGRAGLLTGSHVSSRTVVVDVGTNVLPDGSLVGDVDEAGVTGTAAALTPVPGGVGSVTTALLLLHTVEAARRQVSSLPLAAGPLESQVLEAAG, encoded by the coding sequence TTGAGCACCGCAGTACTTTCCGGAAAGCCTTTGGCCGGTTTGTTCCACAAGGAAGTGCAGGAGCAGGTCCGGTCGCTTGAACTGGACGGCGTCCGCCCGGTCGTGGCGGTGGTCATGGCGACCGCCGATGAGTCAACGCACTGGTACGTCCGCTCCATCGAGCGGGCAGCGGAGCGGGCAGGAGTGGGTTGCCGGATCATCGACCTGGGCCATGACGCAACGGAACCGGTGCTGGCCAGCGTCCTGCGGGACCTGAGCGCCGAACCGTCCGTGAACGGCATCATCCTGCAAACTCCACTGCCGCCCGGTGTCCGGACGGACAACCTGGTGGGCCTTATCGCCCCGGAAAAGGACATTGACGGCGCAAATCCGTTGAGCCTGGGTCGCCTTGCCGTGGGGCAGCCGGCCTTTGCGCCCGCCACCGCGCGCTCCGTCGTCGAAATCCTGGATCATTACCAGGTTCCCCTGGCGGGCAAGGGCGTGGTGGTCGTGGGCCGGTCCGCCGTGGTGGGCAAGCCACTGTCCCTCCTGCTGCTGGCACGCGATGCCGCCGTGACGGTCTGCCATTCCAGGTCGGGCCCTCTTGAGCGCTACACGAAGGATGCCGACGTCGTGGTGGTCGCCGCCGGACGCGCCGGCCTGCTGACCGGTAGCCATGTCTCCTCCCGGACGGTAGTGGTCGACGTCGGCACGAACGTCCTTCCCGACGGCTCGCTGGTGGGTGACGTGGACGAAGCCGGCGTCACCGGGACGGCAGCGGCGCTCACCCCGGTTCCCGGCGGCGTGGGCTCAGTGACCACGGCATTGCTGCTGCTTCACACCGTGGAGGCTGCACGCAGGCAAGTGTCTTCCCTGCCGCTGGCGGCCGGGCCCCTGGAGTCCCAGGTCCTGGAAGCCGCGGGCTAG
- the purU gene encoding formyltetrahydrofolate deformylase: MTLIETASATATLPALKEEQAQKFVLTLSCREQAGIVQAVTTFLFERGFNIEEHQQFDDSLRETLHLRTAFSGSPNYTPAMLEEEFASIAGRFDMSFSFHDKTQPRVLVMVSKFGHCLNDLIFRWRGGSLGGELVAVVSNHETHRAMAEAAGLPFIYVPVTPDTKADAERRLLELVEEYEADLVVLARYMQVLSDDLCRALEGRAINIHHSFLPGFKGARPYHQAYDRGVKLVGATAHYVTADLDEGPIIEQEVIRVDHSYGPAQLSTVGQDAEALALSRAVRWHCQHRVLLDQTSTVVFR, from the coding sequence ATGACCCTCATTGAAACAGCTTCAGCAACCGCTACCCTGCCGGCGCTCAAGGAAGAGCAGGCGCAGAAGTTCGTGCTGACCTTGTCCTGCCGCGAGCAGGCAGGGATTGTGCAGGCCGTGACCACGTTCCTCTTCGAGCGTGGCTTCAACATCGAGGAACACCAGCAGTTCGATGACAGCCTGCGTGAGACCCTGCACCTGCGCACAGCGTTCTCCGGCTCCCCCAACTACACGCCGGCGATGCTCGAGGAAGAATTTGCGTCCATTGCAGGCCGGTTCGACATGAGTTTCAGCTTCCACGACAAGACCCAGCCGCGCGTTCTGGTGATGGTGTCCAAGTTCGGGCACTGCCTGAATGACCTGATCTTCCGCTGGCGCGGCGGCAGCCTTGGCGGCGAACTGGTAGCGGTCGTTTCCAACCACGAGACCCACCGTGCAATGGCGGAAGCCGCAGGGCTCCCCTTCATCTACGTCCCCGTCACACCGGACACGAAGGCCGACGCCGAACGCAGGCTGCTGGAGCTGGTGGAGGAGTACGAGGCCGACCTCGTGGTCCTGGCCCGTTACATGCAGGTGCTCTCCGACGATCTCTGCCGGGCGCTGGAGGGCCGGGCCATCAACATCCACCACTCCTTCCTCCCTGGCTTCAAGGGCGCACGCCCCTACCACCAGGCCTACGACCGCGGAGTCAAGCTGGTGGGCGCCACCGCCCACTACGTCACGGCGGACCTGGATGAGGGTCCCATCATCGAGCAGGAAGTCATCCGCGTGGACCACAGCTACGGCCCGGCGCAGCTGTCCACCGTGGGCCAGGACGCCGAGGCACTGGCCCTCTCCCGCGCCGTCCGCTGGCACTGCCAGCACCGCGTGCTGCTGGACCAGACCAGCACCGTGGTGTTCCGGTAA